The following DNA comes from Octopus sinensis unplaced genomic scaffold, ASM634580v1 Contig12988, whole genome shotgun sequence.
acaaagtttttaggacgaaaataagatctaaagttatcactaagaaacagaaagatcgcccaaaagtgtatatagatatttaaatgtatttatatattcatctatacacacatgtatgtataatgtgcgtgtatatatttccatagaggtaaccattcaatccatacaaagttttttaggacgaaaatatttatatataaaagaaaggttgtgtgtccgtctactccgatttagattcctaactactcccacattttgcgatgcagtttaaccaaaaccgggtatcttatagtcgtgattcatatcgatcccttctgggtattagcgcgcgtctacgatgagtctatgattttacaaataatttaccatcatttttttccattttaatgcatatttattttaataaagggaagtaactctcagacttcacaccaatatgcgtgctcatatgcgacgtaatatcacataagcagcattttctcacaccctccttgcacttgacgaaggcaaaataccaggggatgaaaattgtaatattgccatcgattccatttgtaccattgttaagacgccttctgatctcagagatgcagtgttcccagatctacaagctaattatcagaatatggattggattggcaaaaaggctatactggccccgaggaataaaactgttcaccatattaatgatgaaatgctaaaactcattcctggggaagtctatgtatatcagtctatcgatacaactcctgacccagaggacgtcatcaactatccaatagaggtactcaatttctttgagcaccccggactaccaccacactttctcaaacttaaagttggtgcccctataatgctcatcagaaatttggttcccccaaaacaatgcaatggcacacgcttgatcgttaagtccttatctcccaccgtaaacttatatcaatgtttgcctgaataatcatcataattcagtgcaatcattaacagtactttcaagcaattcagccccgagcaacgccgggcaattctgctagtatatatatatatcatatctataaaaagcatgatgtgtgtgtacgtgattgtaatttatgcacatccaaaaattagcacgcatgtcgctcaaattttaggtgGACATTTGTCGACACCCTCTCTGGGTtttttcaacttattttttccCAAGCCACCCGCGGATagcgtaaaaatctattttcgaccttagcttttagccataaaaaatatcagccatagcatttttgatggcgtctaacaaaaaaaataagattaagaaaagtggaagaaggaagcagagtttcacgggaaagacaaagtgagagagggagagagagaaagcaagtgacgatgttcataaaaaataaaaagtaaaattttttgtttttgaaagacactatattttatattcatagtatatatacttctcacacaacaattacaatatagcaataataattctctaaaagagatatagacagtaactgctcgataacataagggactaaagccatctgaatatggctagggacagggcagggtggtgggggtgttactgttgcatttagccccaggcgaacatcgacgtcgccagataggcccgacaccgtcacggtgtcctttaacctgcaaagggagataattccccgatgaagcggaaaccacacacggaccatggtttcaaggtgtattgcctatcgtcaacgtgtggtaggcctccgcttcctcgacgaaatctcactctgcaggatattcatatatagattttcaagcaaaatacatctgctgatttcgaaaatctgttcgacagcaataataattctctaaaagagatatagacagtaactgctcgataacataagggactaaagccatctgaatatggctagggacagggcagggtggtggggtgttactgttgcatttagccccttattttaaatcgttcatctttctctcccctctcacacacattactttgggtgcgaaagagttttgtttttttttatgccaagtaaaaaagtgttttgttgacaatctatttatttaacaacataaaaaaagagGTGAGTAATAATTTGttagtgaattacacaatataaatgggtacaatttgcgaggcttccaccacaccccactccgtttcacggaccacaaaaagggttttgaggTCAGAGTAGTTGATTTCGCCCacatttgacgtctatattacttagtttggtttgaaataaagaacttgattagtttaataatcgtaacttaatcccaggCAAGCCTGGGTTatactgctggtatatatatatgtatatatgaagtgtTTACATCCACCTAGAAGTTATAAATTGTGTTTGTGCGcggcgcatgcatatatgtacattagaGATACTCTGCTATGATGTGTATGCAGTCTTCAGACGGATGTgtgtgacacacatacatacagaaatatatccaTCTCAagtctgtatatgcatacattagctCAGACACACATCCAGTGATCAGGAACTAAATTTGCTTGGGGTGTGGAAACCAAGGTCCAAACTTTTTTACGAACAAGAGAGACTTTTTCATTCTTAATACCAAaacaaaagtataataataataattttttattatgagGTTCGACTGAACAGGACCTGAGTGCTAGAGCATTCTCCTGATGAAACATGGCccttgttacacattcatatctatgtgtatacaaaggtatgcatatgtatgagtgcatcTCCACTATTGGCACTATTTGTTAGTAAACAGTGTGAACTACATCTAGGGTGGATGCGCTCAATGAGTATCACTCTGCTGTATATTGACAGTTTGTAAACAGCTTAAgcaaaataaacacgtaaaaAATAACAATGCCTTCAGTGAGTTGTCTATCATGCCATCACGAACGAAAGAATGCATAACATGGTGGCAGCGGTAAATAATTAATCGGAAACTGTGCCTTTACAACAAACCAGAAATTTAATAAACTGAATATCGCTTCgtcttcagacacacacacacgaggatcCAAAATGGCGACACCCGTCGCTGTACAGATGAATCTACATCCAACCATGAACTGGGACGCCGATGATATCGTGGAAGCATTCAAGAAATTCAAACAGAAAACTCAACTGGCTTTCAAAAGCTTCCTGAAAGGTACAACTGTCAATGAAAAGGTAAACTACATCCTTTTATGGACGAGAGAGAAGGGCCTAGACCAATTCAATAGCTGGGACATGTCAGAATCAGATTGCAATAACCCAGACACactttttgagaaatttgaaaagcaccTAGAGCCCAGATCAAACCATAGAATTCATAGATACGAATTCCAGGGCTGGAAACAAGACCCACAAGAAACAATTGACAACTTCCTGTCCAGACTAAAGAATGTTGCTGAGAAATGCAAATTCAAAGACAAGAATGAAAGGATTGTTGATCAACTAATATGGGGGTGTACTCATAAAGAAGTTCAGAAATCCCTCATAGGTAAGGACGCTCTCCAGTTAATAGAAGCAGTAGACACTGCAAGAGCATTCGAAGTTACTACCAAACAAATGTTCTCActttacaaacaaacacaataGGTAGCAGTGTAGAAATTGTATCTAGACATAGAACGAAACATACCTACAAACAGAGAACCTGCCAGTACTGTGGTACAGAGCATGAGTTCAATGACCAGAAGAAATGTCCTGCATTCGGTACACACTGCAAAGCATGTGGAAAACCTAACTACTGGGGAAAAATGTAGACTAACAAAATCTCAGAAATACAAGCCCCAATTTTCGAAGAGGAGcggaaatagaaaacaaagagatatacatgcccaacaacaggaacaaaacaCCTCAGAGGTGGAATTCTTGGCTGTCGGCACaataaatgtgcatgagatgggaaatgacaaccagaaaaaaaaatgaggcatACACAATGATACAAATACAAAAGAAGTCAGGCAAGAAACGAATAAACATTGACTTAAGACTAAAGATTGACACTGGAGCCCAGAGTGATATCTTGCCTGTCAACCTCTACAAAAAGATGTTCCCAGAATACATGACATGAGAGGATAAAGTCAAAGAAGGAATCCTCACACCAAGTGATGTAATCCTCACTGCATACGGAGGTGCCAAGATTCCACAACTGGGCAAAACACAATCACAGGGacacacaaaggaaaaataatcaaGTGTTCTTTTTATGTCACAAGAACAGAAGGACCACCAATTAATGGACTTAATACCTGTCAAAAGCTTAATATTGTGTCAATCAATGGTGAAGTGAAGGCAGCTCCAAGCAGGATTGACAGAGATATGCCTATCAAAGACCGACCATTAATCACAAATATAGAACTGATAAGCATGTACCCAGAATGCTTTGATGATACAGTCGGGTGTTTGGTGAAATGTCGATACCGtataacatcgaccccaatgccaAACCATTGTTCACCCACCTCGCCACGTTCCTCAAGAATTAAAAGAGAAGCTGAAGGCTGAGTTGGACAGaatggaaaaaagagaaataatcacCAAAGTGACACAACCAACAGACTGGGTGAATTCAATTGTAATCAAAGAAAAACCCAGTGGTACCCTACGGATATGCCTCGACCCAAGGGACCTGAACAAAGAGAGTACCATCCAATTCCAACCCTTGAAGAAATCACACCATCATTAGCTGGATCCAAGATATTCAGCAAACTGGATGCCAGTAATGGGTACTGGAATGTAAAGATAGGCAAGGCAGATACCGATTCAACCGACTCCCATTTTGATTGAAGGTGAGCCAAGATTTTTTCCAGTGCCAAATAGATGAGACCTACCAAGGCAGCAAGGGAGCATTTGGCATAGCAGACGACATCCAAGTGCATGGCAAGGATGAAATCACACATGACTTCAATTTACATGAAGCCATGGAGAAAACCCGACAAGCAGGTATCAAACTCAATGCAGATAAGCGTGTGATAAAAGCAAAGGAGTGCAAATTCTTTGGAATTATATACTCTGCAGAGGGCGTGAAACCAGGCCCCGCTAAAGTGGAAGCCATCTGAGACATCAAAGAACCCAAAGATAAGAAGGAACTCAGGAGCTTCCTGGGACTCATCCACTACATGGGAGCCTTCATACCCAAGCTGGCTGATCACACTGCAAATCTCCGAGAACTAAACAAAGATGACGTAGAGTTTGgtgtgcttcacacacacacataggatttCCAAGCAATCAAAAAGTTTATCAGTAAGGAGAAAACTCTGCCAGTACTACAACAGACGCAAACCAGTAACACTCCAAGTCGATGCTTCTATGAGAGGAGTTGGTACAGCATTGATACAGGAAGGTAAACCCATTGCATATGCCTCGAAAGCTCTCTCACCCACAGAGACAAGGTATGCAAATATTGAAAGCGAACTCCTGGCATTAGTATATGTCTGTGAAATGttccatacatacctgtatggcaGACATTTCAATATTGAATCAGAAAATCGCCCACTAGAACAAATACACAGAGAAAACTTCACGAAAGCACCAGTCAGACTGCAAAGATTACTGTTGAGGCTCCAAAAGTACAACTACGATATCAGGTACAAGCCAGGAAAAGACCTGATATTGGCAGATGCTCTTTCCAGACCATCCTCACATGATAAATAGGAGATGGAAGGACTAAACGTAAAGGCCCACCACATGGTAAATGTAACAAACACAAAGCTAGCACAAATAAAAGGAGACCAGCAGAGAGGAAGAACTTCAGCTCCTTATTCAGATGGTGATTCAGGGGTGGCCAGAAAAGAGACATCAGGTGCAGCCCCTCATTCGTTAATATTGGGCCATCCATGATGATATCAGTGGAGAATTGAATCCTGATGGCTGTATCCTGAATAATTATACCCAAATCAATGCAAAAAGAGATTCTTGACAAGATCCACCAAGAGCATCTAggaatggaaaaatgcaagctcCGAGCCAAGTCAGCTGTATATTGGGTAGGCATGTACAAAGACGTAGAAAAGATAGTTTCTACACGCCATATTTGTCAAAAGTACAGAAACTCACaacaaaaggaggaaatgatACCCAGTGACATCCTAAGAAGGCCATGGCAAGCTATTGGAGTAGATCTGTTCACAGAGAGCCAAGAATGGTATTTGATTATGATCTGCTACTACTTcaaatttccatttgtgagaaaagTGATAGACCTGAGAGCCAAAACAATAACTACAGTGGCTCGAGGAGTTCTAGCAGAGCAAGGAATACTAGAGCAGATCATATGTGACAATGGAACCCAGTTCACATCGCAAGAATTCAAAACACTAGCTGATGAGTATGGGTTCAATATTACAACCTCATCTCCACACTACCCCAAAGGTCATGAGTTTATAGAAAGACAAGTgcagacagtgaagagaacactagTCAAATGCTGAGAGACTAAGGAAGACCCACACCTGGTACTTCTGTCCCTACGAGCGACACCACTGAGAGCTGACATGAAATCCCCAGCAGAATTGCTGAATGGCAGGAAGTACAAAACTACCCTACCAACCAAGATCCAACCTCCTATTGACCAGGAAGAGACAAGGGCAAAGCTAGTAGCCACTCAAGAACAATCacagaaatattacaacaaacatgcacaataCTACTACCTGAGATACTTGGAGGACAACATGTGCATACTCAAGATCCTATAACCAAAACATGGATCCCAGCACAAGTTGTCAGTAGAGCTGAAACTCCAAGATCGTATATTATAGAAATGGAACCTGGTAGGCAGCTGAGACACAACAGGGCCACATCTGCCCAGCACCAAAGCTGTCGAGGATAACATGTACAACACCTACCACATCAGTGACAACACCTACAGAATCATCACCCCAATGGGCACCAATCACTCATCAGCAGCCCAAACAACACCCTCAGACACCAGTGTGGAGCATAGATACACCAGATGGAGATCTAACATTTTACCACCGGTTCGATACcgttaaagagaaaaaagaaaaagaaaatggtgccccagcatggctgcggccttcgggctaaaacatttttaaggatttaaggataagGATTTAACTAATTCTGCTAGATTACAAAGCTAAAATCCACGTGATTGGGCAGAATAATCTCACGGTTTCTGCTGCAGGATTGCCACCCTTGCACTGACAATCCATTAGAGTAAGGGagattacttatattttttcttcactgccTGCACAaacccctttatttttttttcaagaaggggtgtcacattcatatctatgtgtatacgtaggtatgcgtatgtatgagtgcatcCCCACTATTGGCACAATTTGTTAGTAAACAGTGTGAACTGCGTCTAGGGCAGATGCGCACAATGTGTATCACTCCGTGGTATATTGACAGCTTGTAAACAGGTTAAgcaaaataaacacgtaaaacaataacaatgccttCAGTAAGTTGTCTATCATCCCATCATGAATGAAAGAATGCACAACAGCCCtcttcatcagttttcctgggcgtttggtcttagtagcctttcgtaactgccttaGCAAGTTGGCATAGCACTCTCCATTGAAAGTGTGACCCTTATGAAGACAGTCAATAAGCACAATGTCTTTTATATTCCAAAAAATCTGGGCCATCACCTTCTCTGTAGATGAAACAACCTTGTCCTTCAGTGGAGCAGGTGAAGAGAGGTGTTTCTTTCCACTTGCATGGATTGCTTCTTATCTCTGGCTCAATGTGATGAACCCAAAAacatcctgggttaggaaacaATCAAGGAAACATGCTGGATCCACCTCAGTGTCAGATGTTCTCATGTGATCAACCTGGTGcatttttgatcaggtgtcagaacaTGTGACACTCAgcgagcagaaaccttcatcatgctaTGTTCATTTTGCAGAATAGTCTCAACTCTCAgacaggatatgctaatagcactgGGTATTTAAGTTATAGTCAATCGCCAATCATTCATCATTATGTGATGAACACAATGTTTTCCGTGGTGGCAGCAGTAGCTGCAGGACATCCAAACCATGATTTTTCTGAAGACTATCTCTTCCCTTGCTAAATTTAGCTGCCACTTTTGTACTGACAATAAGGCAGGAGTGTCAACCCTTAATGTATCATGTCTACATGAATAACGTCGGCATGAATGTCCTTGAGTGCTAAAACCTTTccctgcaggtacttgattacagcacgatgccaaattttgtctgtTTTCCAGAGAAGTTGCtaatagttacttttgaagttttcTACGGACAGTCAGATATCATTatatctggaaagaaacaatgcatttattaaataggagaattgaaattaatgcaagcaagatttcacagctcttgcATCACTCTtttatagtcagcctatgaaaaTTTCATCCCACATTCGTGCACATGGAAAAGTGTCTCAAAGCATTCCAAAAACTTTTCTGCGTGCACTCGTTTTTGTAATGAAACTTTCTACAAGGATGTGCAATACATTTTTATTATGCATTATGGCACTATGTGCTACATGGTGCTGTGTCATTGTGGTACAGATCCAGTTCTTCAAATGGTGAATGTGCTGGATGTTTGCTCATTTGATGCTATAGACACAGGTGAAGACAGAATAAGTTGTGTTAGCATCAACACTTGTAGCATACTAGAATGAAAAACAACATCAGAAGCTCTCCATTTTTCTACAATGTCACGTTGAGAATACTGACAGATTTTAGGATTCCTGGTTATGTATGTGGAAGCTGTAAAGTTTAATTATTACCTAGTGGGGGTGGagttttgatggtggtgatggtatgtgTGCTTTGACATTTGCTGATACTGCTTGTACAAATTGTGCATCTTGAAACAGATGTGTTAAtagattttactttatttacagttTGTAGATTTATGATAGTGCTGTGAGGTATACATTCAGATTGAGCTGGAGTCTTTTCTATGGTAATtttaaagtttattgaaaattttaaaatttggtgtattgatgcaaTTCTCCACACTGAATCTCAGGGGCTAATTCACCtttccagaaattaaaaaaaaaaagttatagaagTTTAAAGTTTCATCATTTTTATCCAGTCATAAAACAGAATTTGGAAGCTATAATTTTGTATGTTCCAGCACGTGatgtcaactgtaaacaaatgaaatattgacgAAATTCTGCTTTATGCACACCATAAGAACCctcataaattttttatattttggaattttcagaaactttttgtgaatttgtattctacacacaggaattcatacaattatgcaaaaatggaaagaaaaatagggtgcatgatttaaggcctatttagttattatttttagcaCGTCTTATGACTACcatttaataaacagaaaatgacTGCATGAGTTAACAGCTTGgctggttactatggaaacaggctcCTATATTTATCTTTGgcttttgattggctaaaattactccaaatttgcaaactttaaaagctattaactccttatttattgatttatggcagAGAAGAGCTGGGGAACGGATGCTTGTTGAAAGAGACAATAATTAGAAGGAAAGATGGAAGCTGAGGGAAGGCCATAATTGGTAACACATAGTGTTAGGGGATGTTATAATATCAAGGAGGGATTGATGTTGGGGAGCTGAGATGTGAGGATGTTTGACAGGGCCCAGCACAAGCAAGCATAATCAAGGTGATCTTAGGACCTTATATTTGCTGTGATGGATGGATCTTCTCAAGTATAATGAATCACCAATCATTCAGTTCTTTGTCTTCCTATGTCACCCTTTtcaacaagttccatccactttaaatgaccagcatttctttatgcaactgttctcatccatatacatcacataaccaaaccagtgcagtcttcatTTTTACATGTTACATTTGATTCTTTGTATGCCAATTTGCTGTACATGaaaactgacattgcacatccaatggagcatactagTTTCATTCCTCTGtagtctttgcatgtcctctatATTCAGAGTCCATATCTCACCACCATTTAACATTGTTGTTCATAGTGAAGCATTAAACAATCTACTTTTCattcagggagagagagagagagagagagagcaacctTTTGTTGCAAACAGAACCAGTATTTCTCTGCACTTTATTCATCCTATTGTTCTAGCAACTGTATTTTCAGAACAGCCTccaccactgctaattaggtcatctAATTTATAAAAACTATCTACTACCTTCAGGGATATATACTCTTAGTGTTTATGGCTACTGTGTATCTTCCACATACAAGCCTTCCCCATTAGCcatcctgtgattccactgctcCACTTGTGTGTCTATAACCTGTCTGGGTGCACTGTATGGAATTCCTGCCTATACTTTTCTTGCATATCAGGCAGGATCATTTACCTGAAGGGAATAGTGTCTTGTCTATATTCTTGCTCTGAGAAATGAGACCATTAGCCTATAGTAGTTCCCCAGGGAGATCCAGTCTCTACTATGGCCTGGGGGtgcaatatatgaaatatgagGGGACTGAAAACCAAGCTCTGGTGAACTCTTACCTATACTCTAAATCCATTGCTGATCTCCTGGTTAACTCTCACTTTACTGATAGCTCCCCTGTACATAACTTGTATGGCTTTCACCAGCTGTTCATCTACCTCTAACTTCCCCAGAGACCACTCTATCGCAGTATGAGAGAATAAATCAAAGGCTTTTTCTAGGTTAGCAGAtatatagagaagggcagagagagcaggagatacaGTAGAAATTGGTAGAaatgcaggtgaaggagtcggtgatatgatagtgttgatgatgggTGCTGGTGAGGAGCgttgtgttggagaggtaagggcatgGGCGGGAGCAGGGTAATGAGCTGGGTTGGGGGGTTgagttagggaagaagctgtggaccaagaggtcttgtaggttgtgggctcatttgaaggaggggaggggtcagttagggaagatgtgcgaagtggaggggtcAGACTGGAGTCACCGGAAGGcttggagaatggtgcgttggagaggtaggatggtggggtggtaggtgaggagaAACGGGAGACAGTGGGGCGGGTGcagggggagagagcagatgcatggTCCACAGAATatgctctggcaagggcagtgAGGATAGtggtgaggatatatatatatatgtgtaaatgtgtttaactatctgcctgtttgtgtgtgtcagtttatctgtttctctatctacctacttacacaAACCCACCACAAATCACAAAAAATATGCAGTATATTGATTATGTTACCCTGTACTCTTCAGAGTTGTTTggtatggaagaaaatttgaaaaacagtCACCATATTTTCTTACATATCTGCCAACTTAGAAGAGTCAGGCTTTTATCTGACATCCTACTGAACCCCAGTGCAAAACCAATTTGTAAGATTGGCCacgatggatatataatatttcaaatttacagaaaacaaaagaggaagacagctGAGGGAACAACAAGTAGATGTATGaatttaacgctcaggaagaatggaaaagtctttgatgtttcaagctcatgctctttgacagaaaatattgagaggaagaaaatggagagagaaaaaatgtgcagggatatataaactatatactgtgatttgtgtgtgtgtgtgtgtgtgtgtgtgtgtgtgtgtgtctccttgtctcaaCCTTGCACATTACTCATGaatgtgtcaccatcatacatttGGTGTTGCTCATTTCCAATcatccataaaaacatgtcttgTCATGCAGAAAACAACATTCTTGGAATCAAGGGAAGGTTGGGGAAAAGAGTGCAATCCAATCAGAGAAAATCTGTCTCGGTGAATTCTTTCTCactcatgttagcatggaaatgtggacattaaaatgatgatgaagtactTCATATATTTGTAGACAATATTTATTTGTTGGTTTGACCTAAATTATCCTATTTTAACTCCTTGTTCTGGCTTTCCAGCCAATTTGAAAGTCTGTCCCAGTTTTTAATaatcttgaaatatttatttgttactatCTTTATTATTTGACAGAAAGGTGCAAGACATTGGTGCTAATTAGTCTTACTAAACCATAATGAAACACTTGTAGCAGGAACCCTGTTGTAACTTGAAATTAAAATCTTgtacttcattcatacacacgGAAAAAGTCCAAATATTTAGAATTGTTCCCTCTGTTTCAAAAATGAAGGAAACAGATGACCATTGGAAAACCAGATTGTCCCTGGAGAAACTAACTAGTGACTGAGATTCTTGTGTTGAGACAAACAATGGCATTCTCTGAACTATGACATGTTCaagtatttataattgttaaaattagGCCTTTTATTACATACATTTTCCATGAGAAAGGCAGAAACACTGCAAAGCTTGTTTGATTTAATTTGTCTTGCAAGTATCTCACCAAAAGTGGCTGCTGAAgaagttaattttgcttttcatactgTTTCACATGACTTGAATTTCAAAACATCTGACTATATGAAAGATGATCTCCACACATTTTAGCCAAAGTTGTTGCTAGTCCTGACAAAATGGGAACCTGTAAATTTTTATGCAAAATTTGGAAGGTGCTATATTGGCATTAACTGAAGCTGAGGTGTACATATTGTGTACAACTTCataccaattaatatcaaataactcctgaaaatattaaaaatattttcttatatatacaggTCATTTAATGTCTCTAAAAGAATTTTGTGACTTTGCCAGTGTGGGATACAAAAACATGAGACCACATGGTAATATATCAGCAGTTGAAATAATTCTTCACAATTGTTCTAGCAGAATTGTGCTGAGACTGGCAAAACAGAAAGATATGTTTTTAGTTGAATATGATAGCTCAATTTTTCAAGAAACAGGAGTACAATACTAAGTAGCAGGAGAAAAAACTCTGAATTTGTACCTCAAAATGGAAAGGTTTTGCAGAGAAACCAGGACAAAAAATTAGGAAAAGCATTGGAAAAGTGAAGAAAGAGTGTAAAAGTTTTATGAAAGATGTCTCCCATACCTAACCTATGGAAAGAGAACTTTAAACCAGCAGAAGACTGTTGTGGGTAGATATTTTGGCCAATTGTTCAACAGTCTACAGTTAAAATCAAAGGATTGAAAACCAAGTAGTAAAC
Coding sequences within:
- the LOC115229546 gene encoding uncharacterized protein K02A2.6-like; the protein is MQKEILDKIHQEHLGMEKCKLRAKSAVYWVGMYKDVEKIVSTRHICQKYRNSQQKEEMIPSDILRRPWQAIGVDLFTESQEWYLIMICYYFKFPFVRKVIDLRAKTITTVARGVLAEQGILEQIICDNGTQFTSQEFKTLADEYGFNITTSSPHYPKGHEFIERQVQTVKRTLVKC